The Coffea arabica cultivar ET-39 chromosome 6e, Coffea Arabica ET-39 HiFi, whole genome shotgun sequence genome contains the following window.
ATcgcatttcctacaactttctcAAGGAATTCTAATTTATAAATGGAAGCCAGCGCCGCATTTTATGGTTTTTGAGTATAATTGATTGGCTTCAAATTAGTATCAGCATTAAATTGACGTGCACATAAATTATTAGGATTCGAATTTACGAAAAGCCTGATTGAACTCTCAAATTTGTCTACAAGTGAATTGATGGATAAAATTGACCGTTAACAACAGTGGATTATTTCTACAAATTTATTTAATTACTcactttttatttcacatatatcatattaaaaaatattacaatttttttaaaaaaaattatgtcaaaTAATCTAGTATCCAAGCGCACTCATTGGTCACTCGGACGAGACAATGACTATTTCTAGTGCAGTCTCCCTCTAGCAATTTCCAGTTGAACGTTCCAACTTGAAAGGCTTTGCCTTGCTTTGTTGTCTCGTCAGCTATCAATTCTTTATCGCTCTCGAGTTGTTGGGACGAAAACCGATAGCTAGGTGCATCACAAGGATGCATGCttccttatttttaaaaaattcagagaGTTGCATCACTGTACTTGTTTGGCCTAGTTGTTTATTTTTAACCCTCATACAAGCTTCTTTTGCCTCTCCCCTCTCTTTTTCCGTTTCTTACGAATGTAAGGAATTTCGCAAATAAACTTATTTCCAGAGGTTGACCTCAAAAGCTATCAACTTTTAAGGTTCTCCTGAGAACTTATCTACCCAATCCCCAAGGAACGATATGGGATAGAAACCCCACAGGAAAACCTGTAAGACTGGCTTTTACTAAGAGATAAAGACCCCCACCAACCTCAGAAACTCCCTGCaatgtttttttcctttttccgttTCTTACGAATGTAAGAAATTTCGCAAATAAACCTATTTCCGTTTCCTTTTGCCTCTCCCCTCTCTCATAGTCTTGATTAGTATACGAGTAGAATAGGTGTTTGTCGTTGcagaaataataataaaaaaaaagtctgGACCAAAACCGATGGGAACATGACGCGACCTTTGAGCGGCCAAACATGTGATTCGAGGCAGCCCTATTTTCAACGATATCAAGACAGGTCCTCCTtcagttttgaatttttgtcCAGCATGGAGGAGTCGATGTAATTGATACAATATCTGTCGTCACTCCTTTTGATGGCTGTCGTTGTTGAACCAGCTGAATCGCCAATTAAAGACTCGCAATGACGTTGTACTGCTTAATTAAAGCAGCACTACTGATAAGTGTTCCTAAAAGCTTAATGGAAATGATTAGGGcgacctctttttttttctttttttttttgcccttttcacCATCTAAAACGAATAATCTCAACCCATAGGCTGCTGCTgaaatagtttgttaggttcTCATTTTGAAAGGTGGATGATCACCGGACCAGGCATTGCTAACTTGCTATGCCCACATTGTGGACAGCCTGGTAACAGGGTGGCCCATGCAAGGAAATCGGCCCCTTAGCCTTTAATGCTCCAAATGGACCGGTGGCAAATAGGATACAACATAAATGATAAATCAGAATGGAAAAAGCACCACGTCTTCAACCGTCTtgaatatatatgtacaccAGATTTCCCCCTTCTCTGATTGCATTGTGGAACAATTATTTGGAACAACTcatttccttacaggaataggAATTGTTCCATCTATGAAATATATACCACAAGATTTTGCATGAGCGgcgatgcaaaaaaaaatttaaatataaaaaaagctGCCGCTCATGAGCCTTTGCCGCTAATCAAATGAGCGGCGATAGTTtgaaggaattttttttaaaaaaaagagaaactgaAGCAAcccaaaataaattaaaattaaaattatttttacttgaAGCCGCACATCGGAGTTGCGGCAACCCCTAATTAAGAGCCCTCCATCGGACAGCACCAATTTTATGACGCTTTTTAATTTTAACAATATTCTGAGAAATTCACCCttttttgatatatatgagattgAAAAATGCATTGATGAATCATGCAAATAAAGTTTTTGACAAATAGTAATAGAAGAATTGAGACTTGACCAGGCATCACAGAAGTTTAACAAGACACAAGAGAATTTTCTCCCCTTTGCAAGCTCTAAATCGGGAATTTAATGTATAAGAAGCTGTAGTTCTCGTAAAGTACTCTCGACTGTGTATTTCAATCAGTGTAGGCAGGGGAAAGAACACGACTGTGAAGCTGTAGCAAGCTCCACTATAACATGTTCAAAGAGTATGTCAAGAGGCCAGCACTCTCGTGCGTCATTGGAAACTGAAGAAGAATAAAAACTGTCTTCACATACATATTCACAAACATTAATATTTGTAGGCTAAAATGACTGTAAATAATTCTTTAGAGCATCCGTACCACCAATGGTTCATGGAAATACAATTATAAATGGTTGACACACGTCAGAATAAGAAAATTACCTTGTCATCCAAAATTTTCTAGTCTGTTAATTATCAAATTCTTGGTGAACATAGCATTTGGTTCAACATCGTGATATGTGCAGAAGGCAGCGTAAATGTGACATGATTGCTTAGCTGCTCAAACTGTGAATATCTTCCTGACTTTCTTCATATTTCTACGACAGATAGGACAAGCACCGGCAGCCTCTGCTATCCTGCATGTTTGGAAGCAGTTCGAGATTATAAGAGATGTCTGAACTTGCACTTGTTGCCTCCTCAAGTACAAGAGCAGCAGTGAACAAATGATGCAAACCACAAAATTTATCACAGCCAATTATTCTAATTTGAATCAGGAAAATATCAGTCCATTTTGTAAAAGATTTGGTAACAAGCCACAGAAAAAAAGCAAatatttccttttcattttcttaggCGCCCTTGGTCTAGTGGCTAAGGTTGAGACTTTCAAAATTGGGAGGCCCTAGGTTCAATTCCTCCTTCTCATTCCCTGCTTCTTAAACTCATCCATTTTCAtgcttaaaaaaaattgataaaccAAAAAGGGAAACGAAATCCCAAATCTTTGTTTTGGATTCCCATATGTAGCCTCTCATCAGATGCCTAGAATGACTTCCAGACCCAGAagtatttaatcatttatttacttGGACCAATTCAGTAGATCTACTTATCCAGTTACATTTTATATATTGGGGGACAGAAAGAGGATAACTGTTTACAACTTGGTAGACAAATTCGTTGACCTGTATCACTGACATTTTATGCTCAAACATTTTGGAAAAAGAACTCCAATAGTAAATTTAATGCTGAAGTGAAGATAGAAGAGTAGTGACCTCGTGCCACATGCGAAACAAGCCACACAATGCCCACATGGAAGGAAGAAACAGTCCCTAGGAGCATCAAAGCATATTGCACATAGACGTCGGATATTATTATTGTATTCACCATCTTTTGCTGATGTACCCTCAAGTGAACCCGCTGCCTGCCCCTCTTCAGCATCCACATCATCTTGTGAGACAGAATCATACGAGGAACCCCAGCACGAGATATCATCATCTTTGTTTTCAAGCAGAGGGGTCCTCGCAGATCCTGTTTCTCCAGATCGAATTCTACTTCCATCTTGATTTGTGCACCGGAGATGGATGAAGAAGTGGAAGGCCACTAACATGAGAATTGTCATTCCACCTGTATGGCTACAGCATTAGGAACTTCAGGGAAAGCCAATTGTCATTCTGTTCTCTCTTTAAGAAATGGAAGGAGAAGGTACCTATGCCCACAACATATGTCACCCATCTGGGCCCATAGGAGAGATTCACATGGGACTCGTTATTTCCTCTAccctaaagaaaaagaaaaataacctgTATGTCACTTAATTTGGAAGCTGATAGGAATACCATAGGAGACTTGCTGGCCTTGCACAAGATTGCACATGGTATGATCTTTCAATAAGAAAACATGGTGCCTATTTGCGCTTGTTGATATTAAGCCAACAAACATCTCAGTGACTCGAGCACATAACACTCGATGCATGGTATAAGGAGATTTAGAGGATAAAGTATCTTAAATTGTCCGGCAGTCTTGATTCATTGAGTATTAAAACTGGAGTTTCACACAAAAATTTTGGTTCTTTACAAGGTAGTGGCTGCTAAATACTTGTTATACGTGAAAATCTGTGTAAGAAGAAGCTGTCATTAGAAGTGAAAAACAATCAAACCAGAATATATACAGCAATATGGAAAATGATTGTTTTGTATGTACTGGGACATCTAAACAGGTAACATACTTACGGGTGTTGGAGCAGGAGAGGTTAGAAGAGCATTATGTCCACCAGTAAACGAGAGTTTAAAACTACATCCACTTTCAGTAAGACCACACTGGTAGTAAGCCCCAGTTGTATTATATAGATAAGTCTTTAATCTCATATTCAACTGCACCTGTTCATGAAAAGTCAAGCATAAGCAGGAATTACAAAACGCGAGACACCTAGAAAGCtatgataaactggactgaagcACATAGAACATTGGTAACCAGAACAATGGGCCAGGGCTGAAAGAGATAGAAGAAACGAGCAGGTGTAGATGCACTTCTGATTATGATTCTTACTAATGCCAGCTAATTTGTGATATAATATTTGGGGCTTCACAATTTCCTGTGAGTGGTTGTTCTCTATGTTCCTCAGAGAAGAAGACAACAATTAAAGAGGCAAACTAAGATGGCTTTGTTTTCCCTGGAAGGACCaactaaagaccacactcttcCAAATTATCATGCCACACCTCCACAGGCTACTCACTTCTAATTATAAATTGTCCAAAGCCACTTCATTAGCGATGTCAACACAGATAAGAATCTAACATTAGACTTACCTCCACTGCTTCAGCATTCAAGTTACCAATTGCAACATAGTAATTAGAGGATGTTAATATATCCTGCTGGATCAGGCCACTGCCTACAAATAAAAAGTTGGTTATCACCATAACAGACTAAGTACTGAAACCCATGTACACAAGCTTCTCAGCTTTGCCTCACCTCGTATAATTTGCCATAATAAGGTGGAATTCGGGTATGATGGGTCCTCAAGCCACTGATTAAGACCTTCACTACCTGCATTGGCTCAACTTTCACAAGAAACATCTACAGCAGCCACAAGCTTACTGAGGTTACTAAATGCAAATAGTTAGACTGCATGCAATACCAGATTAATTATCATAGAACTTGCATTCTATTTGACAAAAAAGCTTGTGGCACTGTGTGAATACTAACATTTGAGCACTCTATATCTATTCAATTCAAacataataatgaaaaaaataatgaaacatCAAGCATTGAGATGGTTGATGCATTCCCCCCCTCAattagaaataaggatgataGAAGTTTTGATCAACAAGCCTAAGTCAAGGATCAACACAAACATGATTAACATCCAACTTTAGATCAAGCATAAAGCACAAGATTTGATCTCAGAGTCCActaaaaaaattgtagaaaCACACAACTGTCAATAGTGAGCATTACAAGAGAAAAAACCCTACAAAAGAGCTTCTCTTGAGAAGTACAGACTTACCTTGGGCAATTACAAAGACTAAAGAAGAGGAGCTTGGAGAGTTAACATCGTATGAAACATTTACTTGAGATCCTTCATTTAAGAAATATATCCATTCCTGTTGCACCAAGAAATTGACTGAATCTACCAGAACTAACAAAGATGAAAACAGGCAGCAAATTAAAGCTAACAAACTTGCCTTGTGATTGCGGGAGAAGAGAGTGGTTTTATGAGTCTCAGACCAGGAGGTTACAACATCCAGTGGTGGGTCTTTGTGGAATCCATATAGCATAACTCCATTAGCTGCCTCGTGAATTTCCGCTATCTAATAAACTCAATTTAGGTTAAAGCGGGGCACTACAAGGATTTTTAGAGAAGAGTGAACAGTAAGCAAAAGAAAGTACCTTTACATACTCCACGAAAAAGGAATTAGGCTTTATCAGGATCGAAGAGTACGGTCCGAGCAATAAACTTGCAGGACCATATACTCCCATTATCATAGTCATAGATACTGGAAAAGAACataatcaaaatcaagaagacTTTCCTGGACAGGAAAGGAGAAAAAAGTTGGTTTCTGTAACGTTTTTCCAACAACTTCCCAAAgctaaaaaaattactaaaaaggaaCAGTAGTTGACATTTAGGTAGACAACAGAATATAATTGCTGCATGTGCTGTTTATTGTTTAGATTCAAGACGGACTTCTACAAGTGTGCAAAACAGATAGAACAGACACGTATATTCAATTTATTAATACGTTCTTTTCATGGTAAACCATTCGTACGCGCATCATTACCAGCAACTTCAGTGGAAAGTTTTTTGCAAGAGAGCATTTCCCAAAACTACAATTACTAATATAAAGTATAAACTAACCTTCAAAAGTGGAAATGAATCTAAGGCGGAATGTCAAAtaataaaaagcaaaaacacAAATGGTATTCAAAACAATTGAACCCAAAAGGTTGAAGGAAATTTATACCGAAGAACCAGTAGGCGAGGATAACGACAAAGCAAGACAACGAGTCGCCTCTCATCCGTCCCACAACATCATGTGCGTTCTCCGTTACCATTGAATATGCGTTATAGGACAAGCTCGTCCTCTGCTGTATCAGCTCCGGATATCTTAGTCCGTTACCCTCCGCTTCCTCTTCGGCAGCGGCTGTCTCCTCCTCTTGCACCTGCGAATTCGTCGACGACGTTGATGAAACACCAAAATCTTCTCCGTTTCTGGTTGAGTCCGTTGACGGCGAGCTCGAAGCAGCCGAAGTAGTCGGCGGAGATTGATTATTGTTTTCCATTCTGAAAAAAGTTATAAATATGCATAAATATACGgagaaattaaaatttgaagctTGAAGATATGGAACCCCAATTACGATTTTAAACTTACCGAAAAACTGGGCATTGGGTTTGGAATAGTCCATGTAAAGAAAGACGAGTAACTGATTTTTTCTCGGGGTGGGCGTTTTCGGTCTTTAGTTCACCAAGCAGTCAGCTCCAGAGCTGCTTAGCTCGACTGTTAGTTATGAACCGAATATAGCGACGGTTAGGTAGACCGCGATTGTTGACCGACAGAATTGTATGATCAATTAGAATGGATCAGGTTCAACATATTTGGCGCCAATTATACAGGTTGGCCAATGGCCGCCCTCCTATCTGCTCTTCCCTTCTACTGGTAAGaattgggggacgcccaaaaaaataaataataataataataattacatTTTCCACCCCTGAGGTTTGTCCAAATTACGGAACAAATCTCATAGTTTGACCAGATTACATTTACCCCCTACCATTAATCTTGTCAACACCCAACCAACAaatctaatctaatctaatAAGATGACAATGATGCCTTCTGtacatttgaaaataaaaactaaacaaaataatatagcattttgttgtaaaaaaaaaaaaaaagccaaggggaaaaaatcaataaattaagAAATTTATAAACACCATAATATTAATTTCCCAAAACATACGCGTATGTAGTATAATATGAAGGGAAAAGGCAGGAATAAAGAGAGACTAAATAAATTGAAAAggaaatagaaataaaaaattaaacaaaaatcgCCTTTAGGAAAAAATGGTAAAAGAAACAAGAATGATAGTCTCTAAGCCTCCATATCCCTTTCTTCCTTCCATTATAGATTCCAACTTGTTCTCCACCATTAATGCTACCACCATCGTCTTCCTACTCCACTGTAAAAGCAATAAGATAGTTTGTAAGTCGATGGTTTCCCTAACCAAAAGTTTCAATCTCCAAACACTTGATTACAAAAGCCACTTAATATAAAGAAACAAGCTACGCTTCATGACTTAtatttatcccaaaaaaaaaagtcaagagaAGAGATTTGAAGTAACAAtccatataaaaagaaaataagactaGTACTCACCCAACAATAATTTGTGAGTATCCCCAATATATAGTAGATTTAGTTTTATTAGTCTATCTGTTTTGTTTCATGTGTACATGCAGATGAAAAGAAAATAGATGGTGGAAGAAGATGGATTGTGGCAGATGAAATAATTTCTATTTTGGGTCTTGGAGTAAAGCTAATTGTAAGAAGTGCTGCAAATAATgatagaaaatgaagaaattaattagtaaaaaaaaaaaaggaacaattcCATTAGATATCCAAATGGTCAAGAAATCACAATAACTTATGGTGCAAACTTCCTTGTCAAAGTGATAGTGATCTTTAAGGTTCTAGATTTTAGCGCTGCTTGTTTTGAAGGGAAGTTTGGATAAGTGTATGATTGTAAGGAAgtaattttgaatttcttttgttaAGGTTTACTCGAATCATTAGCAACTCGAGAGTCAACGTTACTTGACTCACGGTGTGGTGTATTTGTTACACAATTTTAGGatgatttaatttttgttaatctAAATGGACTTGTACGAGTAATATGCTAAAATTGTGTAATATATATTCATTAAATAATACAAATTTTCAAACCTTTAGAATtacaaataaataatcaagtataaTAATATAGATAGAGTGAGCgtaattaaagaaaattaataaaagaaaaatt
Protein-coding sequences here:
- the LOC113697524 gene encoding E3 ubiquitin-protein ligase APD2-like isoform X1, whose translation is MENNNQSPPTTSAASSSPSTDSTRNGEDFGVSSTSSTNSQVQEEETAAAEEEAEGNGLRYPELIQQRTSLSYNAYSMVTENAHDVVGRMRGDSLSCFVVILAYWFFVSMTMIMGVYGPASLLLGPYSSILIKPNSFFVEYVKIAEIHEAANGVMLYGFHKDPPLDVVTSWSETHKTTLFSRNHKEWIYFLNEGSQVNVSYDVNSPSSSSLVFVIAQGSEGLNQWLEDPSYPNSTLLWQIIRGSGLIQQDILTSSNYYVAIGNLNAEAVEVQLNMRLKTYLYNTTGAYYQCGLTESGCSFKLSFTGGHNALLTSPAPTPGRGNNESHVNLSYGPRWVTYVVGIGGMTILMLVAFHFFIHLRCTNQDGSRIRSGETGSARTPLLENKDDDISCWGSSYDSVSQDDVDAEEGQAAGSLEGTSAKDGEYNNNIRRLCAICFDAPRDCFFLPCGHCVACFACGTRIAEAAGACPICRRNMKKVRKIFTV
- the LOC113697524 gene encoding E3 ubiquitin-protein ligase APD2-like isoform X2 — protein: MENNNQSPPTTSAASSSPSTDSTRNGEDFGVSSTSSTNSQVQEEETAAAEEEAEGNGLRYPELIQQRTSLSYNAYSMVTENAHDVVGRMRGDSLSCFVVILAYWFFVSMTMIMGVYGPASLLLGPYSSILIKPNSFFVEYVKIAEIHEAANGVMLYGFHKDPPLDVVTSWSETHKTTLFSRNHKEWIYFLNEGSQVNVSYDVNSPSSSSLVFVIAQGSEGLNQWLEDPSYPNSTLLWQIIRGSGLIQQDILTSSNYYVAIGNLNAEAVEVQLNMRLKTYLYNTTGAYYQCGLTESGCSFKLSFTGGHNALLTSPAPTPGRGNNESHVNLSYGPRWVTYVVGIAIQVE